A single region of the Neodiprion pinetum isolate iyNeoPine1 chromosome 5, iyNeoPine1.2, whole genome shotgun sequence genome encodes:
- the LOC124218507 gene encoding uncharacterized protein, whose amino-acid sequence MSNTIDSLAELLKKVSETVNETKSEVNKIGKTTEDLSTSVKEVRNELKEWTGRCRAPEQKYEDHKERIDNIEMKIDFLLKQEREKNLMMFKVPDTLEVNGDLNKSVMEILRTAGIGIAERDVEAIFRVGKEVGNRPVKISMVNKRAKYSVLK is encoded by the coding sequence ATGAGTAATACGATTGATTCGTTGGCAGAGTTGCTGAAGAAAGTCAGCGAGACGGTTAACGAAACTAAAAGTGAAGTgaataaaattggaaaaacaacTGAAGATCTCTCAACCTCAGTGAAGGAGGTCAGAAACGAACTAAAAGAATGGACAGGGAGATGCAGAGCTCCGGAGCAAAAGTATGAAGACCATAAGGAGAGGATTGATAATATTGAgatgaaaatagattttttgctGAAGcaggaaagagagaaaaacttGATGATGTTCAAGGTGCCTGACACTTTGGAAGTGAATggtgatttaaataaatcggTGATGGAAATCTTGAGGACAGCGGGCATAGGCATTGCCGAGAGGGATGTAGAAGCAATTTTTAGAGTTGGAAAAGAGGTCGGGAACAGACCAGTGAAAATCTCGATGGTTAATAAAAGAGCAAAGTACTCGGTTCTCAAGtag